One window from the genome of Alphaproteobacteria bacterium encodes:
- a CDS encoding branched-chain amino acid ABC transporter permease: protein MDLTAAVFLQAASAVAALVLMSAGLALIFGMMRVINLAHGEFLMLGGYATILAYGQGLNLWLAALVVAPLVVGAIGCIVERLLIRHLYDRRTDTLLATWGLSLFLIGLVTTLFGNTTRGVSAPLGAIAIGNYSMAAYELALIGFAVAVVALLYLGLARTRAGLVARATMQNPDMAEALGTDRSRVYAVTFTVGAALSGLAGGLLAPLSGVVPTIGAAYMAKAFITVIAGGAAAVGGTVAASGLLGSINSAASFFVNPVIGEVALLLSAIVLLRLLPEGISGHFFRTGV, encoded by the coding sequence GAGCGCCGTCGCAGCGCTGGTGCTAATGAGCGCCGGGCTGGCGCTAATCTTCGGCATGATGCGTGTCATCAACCTCGCCCATGGTGAGTTTCTCATGCTCGGCGGGTACGCCACCATCCTCGCCTACGGCCAGGGACTAAACCTGTGGCTCGCTGCGCTAGTGGTAGCGCCTCTGGTCGTCGGCGCCATCGGTTGCATCGTAGAGCGGCTGCTGATCCGCCATCTCTATGATCGCCGTACCGATACGCTGCTTGCCACCTGGGGCTTGAGCCTGTTCCTCATCGGCCTGGTTACGACACTGTTTGGCAACACCACACGCGGCGTTTCGGCACCGCTCGGCGCAATAGCCATCGGCAACTACAGCATGGCCGCCTACGAGCTAGCGCTGATCGGTTTCGCGGTGGCGGTCGTCGCTCTGCTCTATCTCGGCCTAGCGCGCACGCGCGCGGGCTTGGTGGCGCGCGCGACCATGCAGAACCCGGATATGGCTGAAGCCTTGGGCACGGACCGCAGCCGCGTCTACGCAGTGACCTTCACCGTCGGGGCCGCGCTCAGCGGTCTTGCCGGCGGGTTGCTAGCGCCGCTCTCTGGCGTGGTACCAACCATCGGTGCCGCCTATATGGCCAAGGCCTTCATCACGGTGATCGCCGGTGGCGCAGCGGCGGTTGGCGGCACCGTCGCCGCCTCGGGCCTGCTTGGCAGCATCAACAGCGCGGCGAGTTTCTTCGTCAATCCGGTGATCGGCGAAGTGGCACTACTACTGTCAGCGATCGTGCTATTGCGGCTCTTGCCGGAAGGAATTAGCGGGCATTTCTTCCGCACCGGTGTCTGA
- a CDS encoding branched-chain amino acid ABC transporter permease: MRDWLGHGIVVAVGIALLVLLPAQAQLYTIINATIWTAMATLALSLGLVWGYGGILCLGQTAFFGLGGYAYAVAAINLGNSTWAVPLAIATPAVFAAALGYFLFYGRLGDVYLGIVTLTVSLILFKLTNSTSGPEYTIGSARLGGANGMPKTPFLNAPFDPAVLLSPDTIFRVVLGALLLCYLFCLWLLHSRFGHVTLAIRENQQRVELLGYDARRHKLLLFVIGGAIAGVAGIGFANSAFISPALFSLATTAQVIIWVIVGGLGTLFGPILGAVVVQALMSWLGTLAQVHPALSRLDPNLVLGAALILFVLLLPRGLWPAVTSLAGRLRRGPGR; this comes from the coding sequence ATGCGAGATTGGCTCGGGCATGGCATCGTGGTCGCCGTAGGCATCGCGCTGCTGGTGCTGCTGCCGGCCCAGGCGCAGCTATATACGATCATCAACGCCACTATCTGGACGGCAATGGCGACCCTTGCGCTCAGCCTCGGCCTGGTCTGGGGCTATGGTGGTATTCTCTGCCTCGGCCAAACCGCGTTTTTCGGTCTCGGCGGTTACGCCTATGCGGTAGCGGCTATCAATCTCGGTAACAGTACCTGGGCCGTGCCGCTGGCCATCGCCACGCCCGCTGTCTTCGCCGCAGCACTCGGCTATTTTCTCTTCTACGGCCGCCTCGGCGATGTTTATCTCGGGATCGTCACGCTCACCGTCTCACTAATTCTGTTCAAGCTTACTAACAGCACATCAGGGCCAGAATACACCATCGGTAGCGCCCGGCTCGGCGGCGCTAACGGGATGCCGAAGACGCCTTTTCTCAACGCCCCGTTTGATCCTGCGGTACTGCTGTCTCCGGATACTATCTTTCGCGTCGTCCTTGGCGCATTGCTGCTCTGCTATCTATTTTGTTTGTGGCTTCTACACTCACGGTTTGGCCACGTGACCCTAGCAATACGCGAGAACCAGCAACGCGTCGAACTGCTCGGCTATGACGCGCGTCGGCACAAGCTTCTGCTGTTCGTCATCGGTGGTGCCATCGCCGGGGTTGCAGGAATCGGCTTCGCCAACTCAGCCTTCATTAGTCCAGCGCTCTTCAGTTTGGCAACTACGGCGCAGGTCATCATCTGGGTCATCGTCGGCGGCCTCGGAACCCTGTTTGGTCCCATCCTCGGCGCCGTCGTCGTGCAGGCGTTGATGTCCTGGCTCGGCACTCTAGCGCAGGTGCACCCGGCATTGTCGCGGCTCGATCCGAACTTGGTCCTGGGGGCGGCACTGATCCTCTTCGTGCTACTGTTGCCACGCGGCCTCTGGCCCGCCGTGACGAGCCTGGCGGGACGTCTCAGACGGGGTCCAGGGCGATGA
- a CDS encoding ATP-binding cassette domain-containing protein has protein sequence MSGDAVLVVKDLSKHFGGVAALDGLAFTLRANELRCLIGPNGAGKSTFFKCLTGQLTPDAGSIRFAGREIAGSGTIAIARAGVGLKMQVPSVFDGLTVRDSLCVAGQRRLRGRALDGAIAEALARLDIGDLAQRLVGTLAHGQRQLVELAMVLMQEPALVLLDEPTAGMDETEIERVAALLHELAQAHALVVVEHDMRFVANIAGVVTVMHHGRLLAEGPADSVLADARVRDAYLGNSHADG, from the coding sequence ATGAGCGGAGACGCAGTGCTCGTGGTCAAGGACTTGAGCAAACACTTTGGCGGCGTGGCGGCACTCGATGGCTTGGCCTTCACGCTTCGGGCCAACGAGCTGCGCTGCCTGATCGGCCCCAACGGCGCCGGTAAGAGCACGTTCTTCAAATGCCTGACCGGGCAGCTCACACCCGATGCCGGCAGTATCCGTTTCGCTGGTCGCGAGATCGCGGGCAGCGGCACGATCGCCATCGCCCGCGCCGGCGTCGGCCTGAAGATGCAGGTGCCGTCGGTGTTCGATGGACTGACTGTCCGCGACTCCCTTTGCGTGGCAGGGCAGCGCCGCCTGCGAGGCAGAGCGCTGGATGGCGCGATAGCAGAGGCTCTGGCACGCCTCGATATCGGCGATCTGGCACAGCGCCTAGTCGGCACGTTGGCCCACGGGCAGCGGCAACTCGTGGAATTGGCGATGGTGTTGATGCAAGAGCCGGCATTGGTGCTGCTCGACGAGCCCACCGCGGGAATGGACGAAACGGAAATCGAACGTGTCGCGGCGTTGCTGCACGAGCTGGCCCAAGCGCATGCCCTAGTCGTGGTCGAACACGATATGCGTTTTGTAGCCAATATCGCCGGAGTGGTCACTGTCATGCATCACGGCCGCCTGCTGGCCGAGGGCCCAGCCGATTCGGTTCTGGCCGACGCGCGGGTGCGCGACGCCTATCTGGGCAATAGCCATGCTGACGGTTGA
- a CDS encoding ATP-binding cassette domain-containing protein, giving the protein MLTVDGLGTAYGRIPVLRGVNLALAPGEHLAVAGANGSGKTTLVKTLMGLLPASAGTILFDGEDITRWPAQRRRHRLCAPRPRPVPRPQRTR; this is encoded by the coding sequence ATGCTGACGGTTGACGGTCTGGGCACGGCCTATGGCCGTATCCCCGTGCTACGCGGGGTCAACCTCGCTCTGGCACCCGGTGAGCACCTGGCGGTGGCCGGTGCAAACGGCAGCGGCAAGACGACCCTGGTGAAGACGCTGATGGGCCTGCTACCGGCAAGCGCCGGGACGATCCTGTTCGACGGAGAGGACATCACGCGATGGCCCGCACAACGGCGCCGGCATCGCCTATGTGCCCCAAGGCCGCGACCTGTTCCCCGCCCTCAGCGTACGCGATAA
- a CDS encoding autotransporter outer membrane beta-barrel domain-containing protein, with translation MKRIIPVLAMAMAALFTPPTLAAQTSNPTNTTEQASSTATASAVVRTATAQITGMISSRVSSLLAPTAVADQGGNVDMAVALYDEMTLGTGISAGGGDGRMGVWPSGSWTDVEDDLSSTAYNGDVYNAMTGTDYQFNCCLTAGLALGYESSDINTTFNTGSVESSGWTIAPYAGYVLSRYFTVDVSAGYSIVDYDTTRVRNALTITGDFDSDRWFASGAINGYYSVNKILLNGRAGYSYAKESQDGFNESNGVINASRDVKVSTLRVGGTAAYGLGKAQPYVTATGVYDVQQTKVTVGDGQAAPSNDKSGVDIGGGVRISLSDRVTGGIEGTTHLARDNFESTTVSGNLRIKF, from the coding sequence ATGAAACGGATTATCCCGGTTCTAGCTATGGCGATGGCTGCGTTGTTCACCCCGCCCACCCTAGCAGCGCAAACCAGTAACCCGACAAACACGACGGAGCAGGCTTCAAGCACGGCCACCGCCTCAGCCGTTGTGCGGACCGCGACCGCCCAGATCACGGGTATGATCTCTTCGCGCGTATCCAGTCTCTTGGCTCCCACCGCCGTAGCTGATCAAGGCGGCAACGTAGACATGGCTGTGGCGCTGTACGACGAGATGACCCTCGGTACCGGCATTTCAGCCGGCGGCGGCGATGGCCGTATGGGTGTATGGCCGTCCGGCAGCTGGACGGATGTCGAAGACGACCTGTCGTCGACCGCCTATAACGGCGACGTCTACAACGCGATGACCGGTACCGACTACCAGTTCAACTGCTGCTTAACCGCCGGCCTGGCACTCGGCTATGAATCGAGTGATATCAACACCACGTTTAACACAGGTAGTGTGGAGTCTTCAGGCTGGACCATTGCGCCCTATGCCGGCTATGTGCTCAGCCGCTACTTCACCGTGGACGTCAGTGCCGGCTACAGCATTGTCGACTACGATACGACGCGCGTCAGAAACGCCCTGACAATAACCGGTGACTTCGATTCCGACCGGTGGTTCGCATCAGGCGCAATCAACGGCTATTACAGCGTCAACAAGATCCTGTTGAATGGCCGTGCCGGGTACTCCTACGCGAAGGAAAGCCAGGACGGATTTAACGAGTCCAACGGCGTCATCAACGCCTCCCGCGACGTGAAAGTTAGCACGCTGCGCGTCGGCGGTACCGCTGCTTACGGTCTCGGCAAAGCGCAGCCCTACGTCACCGCTACCGGTGTCTATGACGTGCAACAAACCAAGGTTACGGTGGGTGACGGTCAAGCCGCACCATCTAATGACAAATCCGGCGTCGACATCGGTGGTGGCGTGCGCATCTCACTCAGCGATCGCGTGACGGGCGGTATTGAAGGAACCACGCATTTGGCGCGCGACAACTTCGAGTCCACTACTGTCTCGGGCAACTTGCGCATCAAATTCTGA
- a CDS encoding alpha/beta hydrolase: MALTALLGACTSPATLFEDGHSRALRLAGNAGFDTVRVPAGAFTLYSAFKGSRGGSDRLVVYIEGDGQAWTNRFTLSPDPTPWNPTGLQLAIRDARPLVVYLARPCQYAARQDPALCHPRYWASRRFAPEVIEATSAAVEHYRTLLGASEVELIGYSGGGAIAALVAATRNDVVALTTVVAPLDHMVWTSHHDISAMPGSRNPADVVAALADTPQIHLVGGDDDIVPALVARAYLSRLPNNSPARLVVVHGFDHTCCWQRDWKQLQTRYRLP; this comes from the coding sequence TTGGCGCTGACGGCCTTGCTCGGGGCCTGTACCTCACCGGCAACACTGTTCGAAGACGGGCACTCGCGCGCGCTTAGACTGGCCGGCAATGCCGGTTTCGACACAGTACGGGTGCCCGCGGGTGCATTTACCTTGTACAGCGCCTTCAAGGGGAGCCGCGGCGGCAGCGATCGCCTGGTGGTCTATATCGAGGGCGACGGCCAGGCCTGGACTAACCGCTTCACTCTGTCACCCGACCCGACACCCTGGAATCCGACTGGGCTGCAACTGGCGATCCGCGACGCGCGGCCCCTGGTGGTCTATCTCGCTCGGCCTTGCCAATACGCCGCACGCCAGGATCCGGCACTATGCCATCCGCGCTACTGGGCGTCACGGCGATTCGCGCCAGAGGTGATCGAGGCAACCAGTGCCGCAGTGGAGCATTATCGGACATTGCTCGGCGCCAGCGAAGTCGAACTGATCGGCTATTCCGGCGGTGGCGCCATTGCCGCCCTGGTTGCCGCAACACGCAACGATGTCGTGGCCCTGACCACGGTGGTCGCCCCACTCGATCACATGGTCTGGACATCGCACCACGACATCTCTGCCATGCCCGGTTCACGGAACCCTGCCGACGTAGTGGCCGCTTTGGCCGACACACCGCAAATCCACTTGGTCGGTGGCGACGACGACATCGTGCCGGCACTCGTCGCTCGCGCCTATCTTTCGCGCCTGCCAAACAACAGCCCGGCCCGTCTGGTCGTGGTCCACGGCTTCGATCACACATGCTGCTGGCAGCGTGACTGGAAGCAGCTGCAGACCCGCTATCGCCTGCCGTAA
- a CDS encoding VanZ family protein: MAAATLALAGLLFADPAFPAKRVHVFQYALLALVVRRGLASRLDGVPLMAMSALVAALLGVHDELIQGLRPERYFSLTDILVNTVSASAGGCLGTALWGPGNRDDPPSPRAWLAVGLALAVLLSGLTYAPAAALPVWAWLPAPLCLTSWLLSVPAGHRWPGALPVWLACGALVEPAIANLADLPFA; this comes from the coding sequence GTGGCCGCGGCGACTTTGGCGCTGGCAGGGCTGCTATTCGCCGACCCGGCGTTCCCTGCCAAGCGGGTGCATGTCTTCCAGTACGCCCTGCTAGCCCTGGTGGTGCGCCGCGGGCTCGCCAGCCGCCTTGATGGCGTGCCGCTGATGGCAATGTCGGCGTTGGTCGCGGCTCTGCTTGGGGTGCATGATGAACTTATCCAGGGTCTCAGGCCCGAGCGTTATTTCAGCCTCACCGACATTCTGGTCAATACTGTATCGGCCTCCGCCGGCGGCTGCCTGGGCACAGCCCTCTGGGGCCCGGGCAACAGAGATGACCCGCCATCCCCTCGCGCCTGGCTGGCCGTCGGTTTGGCGCTGGCAGTCCTGCTTTCCGGCCTCACCTACGCGCCCGCCGCGGCATTACCAGTGTGGGCTTGGCTGCCAGCACCGCTCTGCCTTACCTCTTGGCTGCTGTCGGTGCCAGCAGGGCATCGTTGGCCTGGCGCCTTGCCGGTGTGGCTTGCCTGCGGCGCGCTTGTTGAGCCGGCCATTGCAAACCTGGCTGACCTGCCTTTCGCCTAG